GATGGAATGCAGTTAGATCAGCTTATTATTCAGAACATGTCACAGAGCCGTGAGACTAATAATAATACGCGCATCCAACCTTTTGATATGGATGAGCTTATGGAGGCTTTCCAGCTCAGTGATATGACTCCTGTTGAATTGCCTCTCGTAAGAATCTTGCTCTCAGGGTCCTATGGTAGATGATTGATTGACTTAGGTCCTAAGAACCTGAACAAGCccggttttgttttttttcttttcctttcagGAAGAGAAGGGAGCTCCTACAATTCCACCCAAGTCGAAAAGTGAGTCGAGAGATAAGGAgaggaaacataaaaaacacAAGGACAGGGGTAGTAAGGACAAAGATAGAGAGCATAAGAAGCACAAGCACAGGCATAGAGACAGAAGTAAAGATAAAGATAAAGATAAAGATAAAGATAAAGACAAGGACCGAGACaggaaaaaggagaaaaatggACACCACGATTCGGGTGAACACTCTAAGAAACATCATGATAAGGTAACAAAGACTTGtttgtttgtatatttttgaatttttggatCCTATGGAAAAATCACATTGGAGTTGCTGATATTTCAGAAAAGGAAACACGATGGGGATGAAGATCTAAATGACATTCATAGGCACAAGAAAAACAAGGTATAATGGTAGTGCAGGGTGGGGGGGGGGACTTGTACTCAACTCTGAACTTCCCACTATAATTAAAGGTTTCAGAGAAGTAGTATTATGTCTTTAGTAAACTAATTGATTCGGCTCTCCATTTATTATCTCATTGCAGCATAAGAGCTCAAAGCTGGATGAGATGGGTGCAATAAGGGTTGGTGGCTAGATTGGTAGACATTCCCAATTCTGTATTCTGCAGTCCAGTAGGTGTCACGGAGGAGGTTTAGAATCACTTTTCAGCTCACTGTAGACAATATATTAGGTAAGTATCTGTCTCTCACTTGTTTAGTTAGCTTGGGACTTCCAGGATCCTTCATAGAACATATATGTATCTGTCATCTTTATCTAGAGAATCCTTTTAAGGGGAAATGGTTGTCACTACAAATTTTGGGATAGTCGAGtgtttttgtattgtttaagtAACTGAAGTCCAAATAGCATTTTTTTCTAGGGAACATTGCACAACGTATCCTAACTGTGTGACTTACTTCTATATTAGTATTGGATTCTTCTCTGGTTATTAAGAAAGCTGCACTTCATACACATCTTATAGAGATCTGTAACCTGTTAAAAAGAACAGATAGAATGTGTTTTATAATGGAATGGGATAGTTAGTGTCAGATAACAAACAAATCAGGATTCCTTACATTTTTAAGTTGTGTTGGTTTTGAACATTTTGAGGATTTGGTTTGCTTTTCTTTGTCCTGGAATTGGCTTTTTAGGTTAATATCTCAAAAATGGTGAATTCTTTccgtggagaagaagaagaagacgaaggaaGGGAAGACTTGTGAAGGAGAAGCAAAATTCATATCACACGATTGATTTGGTGGCAGCTTTGTAACATTTTGGTCTTGTGGGGGTGTGTTTTCTTATTCCATATCTTTGATGTTTTGTAAAATCAAATACAATCTTTAGTCTATTCatgtaaaataatttgttatccAATTAATGTTGTTGAAAAAGATCTGTTAAGTCCAATTAGTGTTCAAATATATCTGTATGCAACACAATATAGCTTACTTGTAAAAAGTTGAATAAAAATATCTGGTAGACTATTATATTTTCTCAAACACGTTGCCAGCACTAAGATATCAGTACATGCTTGTGAGCGTTTACAAAAAATTCCTTGAATCAACCCGTCTGATTCAAGGAAGTTCTCATATGCATGTTCTGTATCAATCTCAGCTTCTTCCTCGTGTGTTTCCAGTGTCGCGTCATTTGAATACAGGATTT
The sequence above is drawn from the Raphanus sativus cultivar WK10039 chromosome 7, ASM80110v3, whole genome shotgun sequence genome and encodes:
- the LOC108818242 gene encoding mediator of RNA polymerase II transcription subunit 19a isoform X1; protein product: MEPERTIFGAGPKELCGAVDLLSQYKLSPHHEFFCKKSLAASLSDSHYLHNVVGDTEIRKGDGMQLDQLIIQNMSQSRETNNNTRIQPFDMDELMEAFQLSDMTPVELPLEEKGAPTIPPKSKSESRDKERKHKKHKDRGSKDKDREHKKHKHRHRDRSKDKDKDKDKDKDKDRDRKKEKNGHHDSGEHSKKHHDKKRKHDGDEDLNDIHRHKKNKHKSSKLDEMGAIRVGG
- the LOC108818242 gene encoding mediator of RNA polymerase II transcription subunit 19a isoform X2 yields the protein MEPERTIFGGPKELCGAVDLLSQYKLSPHHEFFCKKSLAASLSDSHYLHNVVGDTEIRKGDGMQLDQLIIQNMSQSRETNNNTRIQPFDMDELMEAFQLSDMTPVELPLEEKGAPTIPPKSKSESRDKERKHKKHKDRGSKDKDREHKKHKHRHRDRSKDKDKDKDKDKDKDRDRKKEKNGHHDSGEHSKKHHDKKRKHDGDEDLNDIHRHKKNKHKSSKLDEMGAIRVGG